Proteins from one Podarcis raffonei isolate rPodRaf1 chromosome 1, rPodRaf1.pri, whole genome shotgun sequence genomic window:
- the CDKN3 gene encoding cyclin-dependent kinase inhibitor 3 isoform X6 → MKNPRRKNRLALSPTYSQFLGICSLPGCRFKSIRRSLQKDIDELKSYGVQDVFVLCTRGELSKYRVPHLLEAYQSQGIAVHHHPISDGDTPDIAKCCLILKELRSCLEGDRKTLIHCYGGLGRSCLIAACLLLQISDTIGPQQAIDSLRDLRGSGAIQTIKQYNYLHDFQETLAVHLATEGATARSVSR, encoded by the exons ATGAAGAATCCTCGGAGGAAGAACAG gTTAGCCCTATCACCAACCTATTCCCAATTTCTTGGAATTTGCTCACTACCAG GTTGCCGATTCAAAAGTATTAGAAGAAGCCTTCAGAAAGATATAG ATGAACTGAAGAGCTATGGGGTGCAGGATGTCTTTGTCCTCTGTACCAGAGGAGAGCTTTCAAAGTACCGTGTCCCACACCTCCTAGAGGCATATCAGAGCCAAGGGATTGCTGTGCACCATCACCCTATATCTGATGGAGACACTCCAGACATAGCCAAATGCTGCCTGATTCTAAAGGAACTGAGGAGCTGCCTCGAAGGCGACCGGAAAACCTTAATACA ctGTTATGGAGGGCTTGGAAGATCCTGTCTCA tagCAGCTTGTCTCCTGCTTCAGATATCTGACACAATAGGCCCACAGCAGGCCATAGACAGCCTGCGAGACTTGAGAGGTTCAGGAGCTATACAAACCATAAAG CAATACAACTACCTGCATGATTTCCAAGAGACTCTGGCTGTCCATCTAGCAACAGAAGGTGCAACAGCAAGATCAGTATCACGATAA
- the CDKN3 gene encoding cyclin-dependent kinase inhibitor 3 isoform X4 — protein sequence MKQLYRQTSLTHRMKNPRRKNRLALSPTYSQFLGICSLPGCRFKSIRRSLQKDIDELKSYGVQDVFVLCTRGELSKYRVPHLLEAYQSQGIAVHHHPISDGDTPDIAKCCLILKELRSCLEGDRKTLIHCYGGLGRSCLIAACLLLQISDTIGPQQAIDSLRDLRGSGAIQTIKQYNYLHDFQETLAVHLATEGATARSVSR from the exons ATGAAGCAGCTATACAG GCAAACGAGTTTGACTCATCGGATGAAGAATCCTCGGAGGAAGAACAG gTTAGCCCTATCACCAACCTATTCCCAATTTCTTGGAATTTGCTCACTACCAG GTTGCCGATTCAAAAGTATTAGAAGAAGCCTTCAGAAAGATATAG ATGAACTGAAGAGCTATGGGGTGCAGGATGTCTTTGTCCTCTGTACCAGAGGAGAGCTTTCAAAGTACCGTGTCCCACACCTCCTAGAGGCATATCAGAGCCAAGGGATTGCTGTGCACCATCACCCTATATCTGATGGAGACACTCCAGACATAGCCAAATGCTGCCTGATTCTAAAGGAACTGAGGAGCTGCCTCGAAGGCGACCGGAAAACCTTAATACA ctGTTATGGAGGGCTTGGAAGATCCTGTCTCA tagCAGCTTGTCTCCTGCTTCAGATATCTGACACAATAGGCCCACAGCAGGCCATAGACAGCCTGCGAGACTTGAGAGGTTCAGGAGCTATACAAACCATAAAG CAATACAACTACCTGCATGATTTCCAAGAGACTCTGGCTGTCCATCTAGCAACAGAAGGTGCAACAGCAAGATCAGTATCACGATAA
- the CDKN3 gene encoding cyclin-dependent kinase inhibitor 3 isoform X1, translating to MNNSHEAAIQANEFDSSDEESSEEEQVPFQVSWLALSPTYSQFLGICSLPGCRFKSIRRSLQKDIDELKSYGVQDVFVLCTRGELSKYRVPHLLEAYQSQGIAVHHHPISDGDTPDIAKCCLILKELRSCLEGDRKTLIHCYGGLGRSCLIAACLLLQISDTIGPQQAIDSLRDLRGSGAIQTIKQYNYLHDFQETLAVHLATEGATARSVSR from the exons ATGAACAATAGTCATGAAGCAGCTATACAG GCAAACGAGTTTGACTCATCGGATGAAGAATCCTCGGAGGAAGAACAGGTACCTTTTCAAGTATCCTG gTTAGCCCTATCACCAACCTATTCCCAATTTCTTGGAATTTGCTCACTACCAG GTTGCCGATTCAAAAGTATTAGAAGAAGCCTTCAGAAAGATATAG ATGAACTGAAGAGCTATGGGGTGCAGGATGTCTTTGTCCTCTGTACCAGAGGAGAGCTTTCAAAGTACCGTGTCCCACACCTCCTAGAGGCATATCAGAGCCAAGGGATTGCTGTGCACCATCACCCTATATCTGATGGAGACACTCCAGACATAGCCAAATGCTGCCTGATTCTAAAGGAACTGAGGAGCTGCCTCGAAGGCGACCGGAAAACCTTAATACA ctGTTATGGAGGGCTTGGAAGATCCTGTCTCA tagCAGCTTGTCTCCTGCTTCAGATATCTGACACAATAGGCCCACAGCAGGCCATAGACAGCCTGCGAGACTTGAGAGGTTCAGGAGCTATACAAACCATAAAG CAATACAACTACCTGCATGATTTCCAAGAGACTCTGGCTGTCCATCTAGCAACAGAAGGTGCAACAGCAAGATCAGTATCACGATAA
- the CDKN3 gene encoding cyclin-dependent kinase inhibitor 3 isoform X2 produces MNNSHEAAIQANEFDSSDEESSEEEQVPFQVSWLALSPTYSQFLGICSLPGCRFKSIRRSLQKDIDELKSYGVQDVFVLCTRGELSKYRVPHLLEAYQSQGIAVHHHPISDGDTPDIAKCCLILKELRSCLEGDRKTLIHCYGGLGRSCLTACLLLQISDTIGPQQAIDSLRDLRGSGAIQTIKQYNYLHDFQETLAVHLATEGATARSVSR; encoded by the exons ATGAACAATAGTCATGAAGCAGCTATACAG GCAAACGAGTTTGACTCATCGGATGAAGAATCCTCGGAGGAAGAACAGGTACCTTTTCAAGTATCCTG gTTAGCCCTATCACCAACCTATTCCCAATTTCTTGGAATTTGCTCACTACCAG GTTGCCGATTCAAAAGTATTAGAAGAAGCCTTCAGAAAGATATAG ATGAACTGAAGAGCTATGGGGTGCAGGATGTCTTTGTCCTCTGTACCAGAGGAGAGCTTTCAAAGTACCGTGTCCCACACCTCCTAGAGGCATATCAGAGCCAAGGGATTGCTGTGCACCATCACCCTATATCTGATGGAGACACTCCAGACATAGCCAAATGCTGCCTGATTCTAAAGGAACTGAGGAGCTGCCTCGAAGGCGACCGGAAAACCTTAATACA ctGTTATGGAGGGCTTGGAAGATCCTGTCTCA CAGCTTGTCTCCTGCTTCAGATATCTGACACAATAGGCCCACAGCAGGCCATAGACAGCCTGCGAGACTTGAGAGGTTCAGGAGCTATACAAACCATAAAG CAATACAACTACCTGCATGATTTCCAAGAGACTCTGGCTGTCCATCTAGCAACAGAAGGTGCAACAGCAAGATCAGTATCACGATAA
- the CDKN3 gene encoding cyclin-dependent kinase inhibitor 3 isoform X5: protein MNNSHEAAIQANEFDSSDEESSEEEQVPFQVSWLALSPTYSQFLGICSLPDELKSYGVQDVFVLCTRGELSKYRVPHLLEAYQSQGIAVHHHPISDGDTPDIAKCCLILKELRSCLEGDRKTLIHCYGGLGRSCLIAACLLLQISDTIGPQQAIDSLRDLRGSGAIQTIKQYNYLHDFQETLAVHLATEGATARSVSR from the exons ATGAACAATAGTCATGAAGCAGCTATACAG GCAAACGAGTTTGACTCATCGGATGAAGAATCCTCGGAGGAAGAACAGGTACCTTTTCAAGTATCCTG gTTAGCCCTATCACCAACCTATTCCCAATTTCTTGGAATTTGCTCACTACCAG ATGAACTGAAGAGCTATGGGGTGCAGGATGTCTTTGTCCTCTGTACCAGAGGAGAGCTTTCAAAGTACCGTGTCCCACACCTCCTAGAGGCATATCAGAGCCAAGGGATTGCTGTGCACCATCACCCTATATCTGATGGAGACACTCCAGACATAGCCAAATGCTGCCTGATTCTAAAGGAACTGAGGAGCTGCCTCGAAGGCGACCGGAAAACCTTAATACA ctGTTATGGAGGGCTTGGAAGATCCTGTCTCA tagCAGCTTGTCTCCTGCTTCAGATATCTGACACAATAGGCCCACAGCAGGCCATAGACAGCCTGCGAGACTTGAGAGGTTCAGGAGCTATACAAACCATAAAG CAATACAACTACCTGCATGATTTCCAAGAGACTCTGGCTGTCCATCTAGCAACAGAAGGTGCAACAGCAAGATCAGTATCACGATAA
- the CDKN3 gene encoding cyclin-dependent kinase inhibitor 3 isoform X3: protein MARVRAAEANEFDSSDEESSEEEQVPFQVSWLALSPTYSQFLGICSLPGCRFKSIRRSLQKDIDELKSYGVQDVFVLCTRGELSKYRVPHLLEAYQSQGIAVHHHPISDGDTPDIAKCCLILKELRSCLEGDRKTLIHCYGGLGRSCLIAACLLLQISDTIGPQQAIDSLRDLRGSGAIQTIKQYNYLHDFQETLAVHLATEGATARSVSR from the exons ATGGCGCGAGTCCGCGCAGCTGAG GCAAACGAGTTTGACTCATCGGATGAAGAATCCTCGGAGGAAGAACAGGTACCTTTTCAAGTATCCTG gTTAGCCCTATCACCAACCTATTCCCAATTTCTTGGAATTTGCTCACTACCAG GTTGCCGATTCAAAAGTATTAGAAGAAGCCTTCAGAAAGATATAG ATGAACTGAAGAGCTATGGGGTGCAGGATGTCTTTGTCCTCTGTACCAGAGGAGAGCTTTCAAAGTACCGTGTCCCACACCTCCTAGAGGCATATCAGAGCCAAGGGATTGCTGTGCACCATCACCCTATATCTGATGGAGACACTCCAGACATAGCCAAATGCTGCCTGATTCTAAAGGAACTGAGGAGCTGCCTCGAAGGCGACCGGAAAACCTTAATACA ctGTTATGGAGGGCTTGGAAGATCCTGTCTCA tagCAGCTTGTCTCCTGCTTCAGATATCTGACACAATAGGCCCACAGCAGGCCATAGACAGCCTGCGAGACTTGAGAGGTTCAGGAGCTATACAAACCATAAAG CAATACAACTACCTGCATGATTTCCAAGAGACTCTGGCTGTCCATCTAGCAACAGAAGGTGCAACAGCAAGATCAGTATCACGATAA